Proteins from a single region of Antechinus flavipes isolate AdamAnt ecotype Samford, QLD, Australia chromosome 2, AdamAnt_v2, whole genome shotgun sequence:
- the ITPRIP gene encoding inositol 1,4,5-trisphosphate receptor-interacting protein, giving the protein MTAGIFRVCLVVVTAIINHPILFPWENATIPENEEEIIHKMRVHQEKLQLEQLRLEEEVARMEEEKEALKQDAEDGQQQNEGRLAWDLWSTLCMIVFLMIELWRQDYLDGIPPDSPGEEDDLPSPRTTFRGIILPDKVTLSHFYERCIRGTTGDAVRTREFVEGFVDDLLEALRSVCNRDSDMEVEDFIGVGSMYENWRVDKPLLCDLFVPFTPPEPYRFRPEVWCLSKSVPLDLQGYGRIKVGWLNEDSVGCICGKTKLGEDLLCLLHSKNKTGSSSEMEDLLCFKDSPFLDMDQVMKWFQTALTRAWQQISHKYEFDLAFGHLDTPGSLKIKFRSGKFIPFNLIPVVQCEDSDLYFVSHFPRGRPVGAPASSTHWFLSFAVYERHFLKMITKALPENSCHLSCLQIASFLLTKQNRLTGVSGLSSYHLKTALLHLLLARSASDWGSGHLESRLNDLLLFLEKSLLEKKLYHFFVGNQKVPATMGIPELFRRAEPLNLFCPFVLQRSLYQKTVDSFYEMLKNASTLISEYSLHVPADHSSSHQKRTLS; this is encoded by the coding sequence ATGACAGCAGGAATCTTCAGGGTCTGCCTGGTGGTGGTCACTGCCATCATTAATCATCCAATCCTGTTTCCTTGGGAGAATGCCACGATCCcagaaaatgaggaggaaatcATCCACAAGATGAGGGTGCATCAGGAGAAGCTGCAGCTGGAACAGTTGAGGCTGGAGGAGGAGGTGGCcaggatggaggaagagaaggaagcctTGAAGCAGGATGCTGAGGATGGCCAGCAGCAGAACGAAGGCCGGTTGGCCTGGGACCTATGGAGCACCCTCTGCATGATCGTTTTCCTGATGATCGAGTTGTGGAGGCAGGACTACCTGGATGGCATCCCCCCCGACTCTCCCGGGGAGGAAGATGACCTTCCCAGCCCAAGGACCACCTTCCGAGGCATCATCCTCCCGGATAAGGTGACACTGTCCCACTTTTATGAGCGATGCATCCGAGGGACCACGGGAGACGCCGTCCGGACCCGGGAGTTTGTAGAAGGCTTTGTGGATGATCTGTTGGAGGCCCTGAGGAGTGTGTGTAACCGGGACTCGGACATGGAGGTGGAAGACTTCATCGGGGTGGGCAGCATGTATGAGAACTGGAGGGTGGACAAGCCATTGTTGTGCGACCTCTTTGTGCCTTTCACACCCCCGGAGCCTTACCGCTTCCGCCCGGAGGTCTGGTGCCTCAGCAAGTCCGTCCCCTTGGACCTCCAGGGTTATGGCCGGATCAAGGTGGGCTGGCTCAATGAGGATTCGGTGGGCTGCATCTGTGGCAAGACCAAGCTGGGGGAGGACTTGCTCTGCCTTCTGCACAGTAAGAACAAGACGGGCTCCAGCAGCGAGATGGAAGACCTGCTGTGTTTCAAGGACTCTCCCTTCTTGGATATGGACCAAGTCATGAAGTGGTTCCAGACGGCCCTCACCAGAGCTTGGCAACAAATCTCCCACAAGTACGAGTTCGACCTGGCCTTTGGCCACCTAGATACCCCCGGATCCCTGAAGATCAAGTTTCGCTCGGGGAAGTTCATCCCCTTCAACCTCATCCCGGTGGTCCAGTGCGAGGATTCGGACCTCTACTTTGTCTCCCACTTCCCCAGAGGCCGCCCTGTGGGGGCCCCCGCCTCCAGTACGCACTGGTTCCTCTCCTTTGCTGTCTATGAGAGACACTTTCTTAAGATGATCACCAAGGCACTGCCAGAAAACTCCTGTCACCTCAGCTGCCTCCAGATCGCCTCCTTTCTGCTAACGAAGCAAAATCGCCTGACGGGAGTCAGTGGTCTCAGCAGCTACCACCTAAAGACAGCTTTGCTCCATCTGCTGCTGGCCCGGTCAGCTTCCGACTGGGGGTCCGGGCACCTGGAATCCCGACTGAACGACCTACTCCTCTTCCTCGAGAAGAGCCTTCTGGAAAAGAAGCTCTACCATTTCTTTGTGGGCAACCAGAAGGTGCCCGCCACCATGGGTATCCCTGAGCTCTTCAGGCGGGCAGAGCCCTTAAACCTGTTCTGTCCTTTTGTCCTTCAGCGAAGTCTCTATCAGAAAACAGTAGATTCCTTCTATGAGATGCTGAAGAACGCTTCTACCCTCATCAGTGAGTATTCCTTGCACGTCCCTGCGGACCACTCCAGCTCACACCAGAAACGGACCCTCTCCTAA